DNA sequence from the Sinomonas terrae genome:
ACGGAATCAGCGGCGGGGCGGCGCGGTCGACTCCCGCACGATCAGCCGCTGCTCAGCCTTCTCGGGGTGGACCGCGCCCTCGTCCCCACCGAGCTCGGCGAGGAGCATCTGCGTGCCGCGGCGCGCTTGCGCTGTCGGGTCCTGCCACACGGTCGTGAGTCCGACGGCAGCGCCCATCTCGTGCCCGTCGATCCCCACCACGGAGAGCTCCTCAGGGATCCGGATACCGTGACGTCGCGCCTCGAACAGAACGCCGAGGGCCATCTCGTCGCTCGCGCACACGATTGCGGTTGGCCGCGGGGCGGGGAGCTCCAGGAATCGCCGCATGGCCTCGACCCCGCTCTCGACGGTGAAGTTGCCGAACAGCGCGGTGTCGGGGTCGAATTCGAGGCCCGACTGGTGAACGGCATCGTGGAAGCCCTCGACGCGAATCCGAGGGACACTGAAGTTCAGGTCGGAATCGTCCTGGCCATGCAGGAGCGCAATGTGCCGATGCCCGAGCTCGATGAGGTGCTCAGTGATGGTTCGAGCGGCTTGGTAGTCGTCAATGCCAACGTTGGAAAGGCCCGGAACAGGGCCGCCGACGACGACGAGCGGCATGTCTATCGCATGGAGGTCGTCGATTTCCTCCTCATGCAGATACATGCAGAGGAGGAGGAGCGCGTCGATCTGCTTCTGCACCATGGCCTTGCTGAACAGCCGCTCACGCGGCTGCGTCCGCCCCCCGAGGTTGAAGAGCGAGAGGTTGTACCCCCGCCCGTGCAGCTCGCGGTCGACGCCGGCGATCGCCTTCCCGAAGAACCAGCGGTCGACGTAGGGGGCGAGCACGCCAATGGTGTGCGTCTTCCCGCTCGCGAGCCGTGAGGCGGCCGACGACGGAACATACCCGAGTTCCTTGGCGGTCGCCAGGATCTTCGCGCGGGTTCGCGGCGATACCCGGGGAAGCCCGCGGATGGCCCTCGAGACCGTTGCCGTGGACACCCCAGCCGCAGCAGCCACGTCCTCGATTCCGACCATGTTCCCTCCGTGGTTCACCCAGCCCCAACGCTGGCGAGGGCACAGACCGCTAGCGCCGGCTGGCGCGCCTACGGCTCAGTGCCGCCTGATGCGCCTACGGCTCAGTTGTCGTGGATGTGCCCTCGAAGCACCTTACGCCTCAGCGCCCACACGCCCGCGATTGCTACGAGCACGGCAGCCAGTCCGAGCGCCCACCACAGGGCCGGCTGCCCGGTGACCTCGAGCCACACTGTGACGACGAGGAGGAGCACCGCCCAGAAGCCCAGAATGCCGACGAAGAGCTCGAACTGCTCGACCACGGCCTTCCGCGGGCCGGAGGAGCGGCGGTATGCCTCTCCTCCGACCGCGAAAGGATCCCACGGTCGATTCCGATCGTCCGTCACTTCACCGCGCCAGCGGTGAGGCCCGCGACGATCTTGCGCTGGAACACGAGCACGAGCACGACGAGCGGGATGGTGACGATGGTCCCCGCCGCCATGACGGCTGTGTACGGCTCGACGTGCGGCTGCGATCCGGCGAAGGACGCGATGGCGACGGTGACAGGCTTCGTCTGGTCGGAGGAGAGCTGGCTCGCAATGAGGAACTCGTTCCAGGCCGAGATGAAGGCGAGGATCGCGGTGGTGAACGTCGCCGGGGCGGCGAGGGGCAGAATGACCTTGCGGAAAGCCTGTCCCTGCGTGCACCCGTCAATGCGGGCGGACTCCTCGAGCTCCCACGGCATTTCGCGGAAGAACGCGGTGAGGGTGTAGACGGTCAGCGGGAGGGCGAAGGAGATGTCCGGGATGATCATCGCCTGGTACGTGCCCATCCAGCCGATGTTCGTGAAGAGCTGGAACAGCGGCGTGACGAGCGCGACGCCCGGGAACATCGACGCCCCGAGGATGAATCCCATGACAGCGAACTTGAACCGGAAGTTCAGGCGCGCGAGGGCATAGGCAGCGAAGACGCCGACAATGAGGGCTACGACCGTGGTCACGCCCGCGACGATGAGGCTGTTGAGCAGGTTCTGGGCGAAGTGGTTGCCCAGGCTCGTGTCGAACACCGTGCGGAAGTTGTCCAACGTGACGTGCGTGAAGAAGAACGTCGGGTCGAACGTGTAGCCGACGTTGCGGAAGGCCGTGACGATCATCCAGTAGAACGGTGCGAGGCACCACACAAGGATGACGACGGCGGCGATGTACGTCCGGGTCAGGCCCCAGTCGTACCCCTTCCGACGGCGCTCGGGGACAGAGACGGTCCGCGACGTGGTGGCGGTTGTTGCGCTCATTTCGTCACTTCTTTCCCGAGGAGGTCGCCGCGCCGACGGCGTTTGCGCCGAGGAAGCGGACGAAGATGAACGCGACGATGAAGATCACGAGGAACGTGATCGTCGAGAGGGCCGCGGCGCTGTTGAAGCCCTGGCGGATCTGGTCGACCACGAGGATCGAGAGGGTCGTCGTGTTGTTGGCGCCCTGGGTCATGATGGCCGGCAGGTCGTACATGCGGAGCGCGTCGAGGACGCGGAACAGGATCGCGACCATGAGCGCCGGGCGCACGAGCGGCAGGGTGATCTGGGTGAAGCGCTGCCAGGCGTTCGCGCCGTCGACCTTCGCCGCTTCGTAGACCTCATCCGGAATGAGCTGCAGACCCGCGAGGATGAGCAGCGCCATGAACGGCGTCGTCTTCCACGTGTCGGAGATGATGATCGCCCACCGTGCCGGCCACTCCGACCCTGTCCACAGGATGTGCGTATTGAAGAGCGTGTTCGCGATGCCTTGGAACGCGAAGATGAAGAACCAGAGCTTCGCGGTGACGGCCGTCGGGATGGCCCACGGCACGAGGACAGCAGCCCGGATGACGCTGCGGCCACGGAAGCTGCGCGCCATGATCACAGCCATCCAGAAACCGAGGACTGTCTCAAGCACGACCGTGATGGCCGTAAAGAGGAAGGTCGTCCCCATTGCTCCCCAGAACTGCGAGCCGAGGGTACCTGGCGGGCAGGAGACGCCGTTGCACTGCTGGGCGAGCCAGTGCACGTAGTTGTCGACGCCGGCAAAGCCGCCTTGGACGAAGAAGCCCGACGACGAGAGGCCGGCGTCGTTCTGGAACGACATGACGATCGCGTTGACGACCGGGTAGATGATGACGACTGCGAGCAGGATCAGTGTGGGGAGCAGGAGGACCGACGCCCAGCGGCCTTGCGTGACCTGTTTGCGGTCGGCACTCTCCCTCCCCGGCATTTGACGCGACGACTTCGGGGCTGCCTTGGCCCGAGACCTCGCCGGAACCTCAGTGGACATGGTGACTCCTTTTCTCCCCCTGGGGCCGGGACAAAGGCGGTCCGGCACCGAGCCGGCGCCGGACCGCCCTGGAACACTCAGCGGCTATTTGGCTCCGGCCGCTTGGAGTGCGGATTGCATGTCGCTCAAGGCCTGGTCAACCGACTTGTCGCCCTTGAGTGCTGCGTAAGCGTTGTCCTGGATCGCCTTGGTGACCGCCGGGTAGTACGGGGTGACGGGGCGCGGCACCGCGTTCTGGATCGAGGTCAGCAGGGTCGGCAGGTACGGAAGCTTCGCCGTAAGGGTGGGGTTGGTGTACAGGCTGGAGAGGACCGGTGCAAGAGAGCCCTGCGTCGCGTAGAACTGCTCGGTCTCCGAGCTCGTCATGAACTTCATGAAGTCAAGAGCCGTGGCCTTGTGCTTCGAGTAGACGCTCATGGCGACGTTGTGGCCACCCAGCGAGGAGGCGCCTGGCTGGCCGTCGGTCGCGCCCGGAAGAGGAGCGACGCCGAAGGTGTCCTTGACCACGGATGTCCCGTCAGTCTTGGCCAGGTTGTAGACGTATGGCCAGTTGCGCAGGAACAGGAGCTGGCCGGCCTCGAACGCCTGCCGTCCCTGCTCTTCCTGATAGGTGATGGCCTGCTGCGGGATGTTGCCGTCCTTGTAGGCCTGGACGAGGTTGTTGAGGCCAGTCTTCGCCTGCGGGGTGTTCACGTTGGCCTTGCCCGACGAGTCCACGATCTGGCCTCCGGCGGAGTTGATCGCCTCAGCCGCGTTCACGGTCAGGCCCTCGTACTGGGCGAACTGGCCCGCGTAGCAGCCGATGTTGTGCTGCTTCGCGATCGAGCAGTCCGACATCATCTCTGCCCATGTCTTGGGCGGGTTCGGGACGAGGTCCTTGCGGTAGTAGAGCAGGCCGCCGTCGGAGGTCTGCGGGGCCGCGTAGAGCGTGTTGTTGTAGGTCGCGGTCTTGACCGTGGCCGGCAGCATCTGCGAGGTGTCGAAGGCCATGGACCCTGTGAGCGGCTGAAGCCAGCCCTTGGCCGCGAACTCCGCCGTCCAGACGACGTCGACGTCGACGACGTCATAGTTGGAATCCTGCGCCTGGAAGTGCTGGACGAGATCGTCGTGCTGCTGGTCCGCCTGGTCCGACTGCTCTTTGAAGGTGACCTGCTCGTTCGGGTGCGCCGCGTTCCACTTGTCGACGAGCGGGCGGACTACGTTCGAGTTGTCCTTGCCCTGAACGTAGGTGATCGGGCCCCGGCCGTCGGTGTTCTGCGTGGCGGCGTTGTTGCCTCCGCCGCCCGAACTCCCGCCGCAGGCAGAGAGTGCCAGGGCCAGCACGCTGGCCGTTGCCAACGGCACTGCGTACTTGGAGAACGTCTTTCTCATGCTCGACTCCCTTGTCTGTCGGGGCAGTCTTTCGCCGCCCCCGGGGGTGTGTGACGCAGTTCACCCTAGGCTGCGCAAGAGCTGTGTGCAAGCGCTTACGCACGACTTTTCCATTCTGTGATCAAACGTGCGTAAGACTTGAAAAGCGGGCGTTCTCGGCAGTGTCAGCGGACGCGTTCGGCGCGGCTGAAACGCGCGCGCGGGCCCGACGCAATGTGCAGCAGGACGGGGCAAGGATGCCCGAAGAGCAGGTCCATCCCGCCCACGAGCCGCTCGACTTCGGCAGTGATCGAGTGAGGGTCCGCCCCCTGTCTGGCGACGACCCGCACGCGCAACGCGACCTTTCCCTCGAATTCGACGGCGGCCACGGAGGTGCTCAGGAGGTCCTTGCGAAGGGCGAGGGCCGCGCGAAGGGCCTGATCAGCCGCCGACGCCGCGATGGACACCTGCCCCGGGGCCTCACCTGTCTCCGGAACGCCTTGCTCCGCCTTCCGGTTCGACCAGGCGATGAGGTCCCGGCGGCCAGTCCCTTGGAGCGCCATCCAGCCGATCATCCCCAGGATGATCAGCACGAGCAGGGCCATTGCGAGCAGCCAGAGCCAGCTGACGTTCGTGCCTGGAATGAGTGTGGACGCGAACGCCCGACCCGCCCTCAGTGAAGCCGAGGGCGCCCACTCCGTCCACCACTCCGCGACCGCTGGCACGGCCGCAAGCATGAGCATGAGGACGCCGACCGTGAGGACAAGCAGCCCGAACAGGAGGATGAGGATGCGGTTGAGCAATCGCGGCGTTCCGTTCATGCGCCGACCACCCCCGTGCCCGCGACGCGCACCCGGAGGAGCGGGTACGGATGGGGCCGCAGGCGTCGGAGCTCATCCTCCACTGCGGCGAGGACAGCCTCCGCGCTGACCGGGATCCCCGAGGTCG
Encoded proteins:
- a CDS encoding carbohydrate ABC transporter permease, which gives rise to MSATTATTSRTVSVPERRRKGYDWGLTRTYIAAVVILVWCLAPFYWMIVTAFRNVGYTFDPTFFFTHVTLDNFRTVFDTSLGNHFAQNLLNSLIVAGVTTVVALIVGVFAAYALARLNFRFKFAVMGFILGASMFPGVALVTPLFQLFTNIGWMGTYQAMIIPDISFALPLTVYTLTAFFREMPWELEESARIDGCTQGQAFRKVILPLAAPATFTTAILAFISAWNEFLIASQLSSDQTKPVTVAIASFAGSQPHVEPYTAVMAAGTIVTIPLVVLVLVFQRKIVAGLTAGAVK
- a CDS encoding carbohydrate ABC transporter permease; this encodes MSTEVPARSRAKAAPKSSRQMPGRESADRKQVTQGRWASVLLLPTLILLAVVIIYPVVNAIVMSFQNDAGLSSSGFFVQGGFAGVDNYVHWLAQQCNGVSCPPGTLGSQFWGAMGTTFLFTAITVVLETVLGFWMAVIMARSFRGRSVIRAAVLVPWAIPTAVTAKLWFFIFAFQGIANTLFNTHILWTGSEWPARWAIIISDTWKTTPFMALLILAGLQLIPDEVYEAAKVDGANAWQRFTQITLPLVRPALMVAILFRVLDALRMYDLPAIMTQGANNTTTLSILVVDQIRQGFNSAAALSTITFLVIFIVAFIFVRFLGANAVGAATSSGKK
- a CDS encoding LacI family DNA-binding transcriptional regulator — protein: MVGIEDVAAAAGVSTATVSRAIRGLPRVSPRTRAKILATAKELGYVPSSAASRLASGKTHTIGVLAPYVDRWFFGKAIAGVDRELHGRGYNLSLFNLGGRTQPRERLFSKAMVQKQIDALLLLCMYLHEEEIDDLHAIDMPLVVVGGPVPGLSNVGIDDYQAARTITEHLIELGHRHIALLHGQDDSDLNFSVPRIRVEGFHDAVHQSGLEFDPDTALFGNFTVESGVEAMRRFLELPAPRPTAIVCASDEMALGVLFEARRHGIRIPEELSVVGIDGHEMGAAVGLTTVWQDPTAQARRGTQMLLAELGGDEGAVHPEKAEQRLIVRESTAPPRR
- a CDS encoding ABC transporter substrate-binding protein, whose translation is MRKTFSKYAVPLATASVLALALSACGGSSGGGGNNAATQNTDGRGPITYVQGKDNSNVVRPLVDKWNAAHPNEQVTFKEQSDQADQQHDDLVQHFQAQDSNYDVVDVDVVWTAEFAAKGWLQPLTGSMAFDTSQMLPATVKTATYNNTLYAAPQTSDGGLLYYRKDLVPNPPKTWAEMMSDCSIAKQHNIGCYAGQFAQYEGLTVNAAEAINSAGGQIVDSSGKANVNTPQAKTGLNNLVQAYKDGNIPQQAITYQEEQGRQAFEAGQLLFLRNWPYVYNLAKTDGTSVVKDTFGVAPLPGATDGQPGASSLGGHNVAMSVYSKHKATALDFMKFMTSSETEQFYATQGSLAPVLSSLYTNPTLTAKLPYLPTLLTSIQNAVPRPVTPYYPAVTKAIQDNAYAALKGDKSVDQALSDMQSALQAAGAK